A region of Polyodon spathula isolate WHYD16114869_AA unplaced genomic scaffold, ASM1765450v1 scaffolds_1433, whole genome shotgun sequence DNA encodes the following proteins:
- the ptges gene encoding prostaglandin E synthase, translated as MLDNEAFGSFVFYSTLLIIKMYIVAIITGQVRLRKKAFANPEDAMRHGGLHFAREDPDVERCRRAHHNDMENIFPFLFLGAVYSMTEPALPIARTHFQVFFLGRLVHTVAYLLALKAPTRSLAYTVAQVPCFSMAVQVLIAVASYR; from the exons ATGTTGGACAATGAAGCATTTGGGTCTTTCGTCTTTTACAGCACTCTTCTGATCATCAAAATGTACATTGTGGCAATTATCACGGGGCAAGTGAGACTTCGAAAAAAG gCTTTCGCTAATCCGGAGGATGCAATGAGGCACGGTGGCCTGCATTTCGCTCGAGAAGACCCTGATGTGGAGCGATGCCGAAG GGCCCACCACAACGACATGGAGAACATTTTCCCCTTCCTGTTCCTGGGTGCAGTTTATTCCATGACCGAGCCCGCCCTGCCGATAGCCCGCACCCACTTCCAGGTGTTCTTCCTGGGCAGGCTGGTCCACACTGTCGCTTACCTGTTGGCCCTGAAGGCACCAACCCGCTCCCTGGCTTACACCGTAGCCCAGGTGCCCTGCTTCTCCATGGCTGTGCAGGTCCTTATTGCCGTGGCATCATACCGGTGA